One genomic region from Serinus canaria isolate serCan28SL12 chromosome 7, serCan2020, whole genome shotgun sequence encodes:
- the NEUROD1 gene encoding neurogenic differentiation factor 1: MQRLTMTKSYSESGLMGEPQPQGPPSWTDECLSSQDEEHEVDKKEEDLEGLHAEAEEDSLRNGEEEDEEDDLDEEEEEEEEEEDDDQKPKRRGPKKKKMTKARMERFKLRRMKANARERNRMHGLNAALDNLRKVVPCYSKTQKLSKIETLRLAKNYIWALSEILRSGKSPDLVSFVQTLCKGLSQPTTNLVAGCLQLNPRTFLPEQSQEVPPHVAAAAAAAGAPFPAHPYPYQSPGLPSPPYGTMDSSHLFHLKPPHAYGAALEPFFESGLAEGASPAFDGPLSPPLSVNGNFSFKHEPAADFDKSYAFSMHYPAAAAAALAAAPAHAAIFPPAASRCEIPVDGLAPYEGHPHHERVLSAQLNAIFHD; encoded by the coding sequence ATGCAGAGGCTCACCATGACCAAGTCGTACAGCGAGAGCGGGCTGATGGGCGAGCCCCAGCCGCAGGGCCCCCCGAGCTGGACGGACGAGTGCCTCAGCTCCCAGGACGAGGAGCACGAGGTGGACAAGAAGGAGGAGGACCTGGAGGGTCTGCACGCCGAGGCCGAGGAGGACTCCCTGCGGAACggagaggaggaggacgaggaggacGACTTGGAcgaagaggaggaggaagaggaggaggaggaagacgACGACCAGAAGCCCAAGAGGCGGGGccccaagaagaagaagatgacCAAGGCGCGCATGGAGCGGTTCAAGCTGCGGCGCATGAAGGCCAACGCCCGGGAGCGCAACCGCATGCACGGGCTGAACGCGGCCCTGGACAACCTGCGCAAGGTGGTGCCCTGCTACTCCAAGACGCAGAAGCTCTCCAAGATCGAGACTCTGCGCCTGGCCAAGAACTACATCTGGGCGCTCTCCGAGATCCTCCGCTCGGGCAAGAGCCCGGACCTGGTGTCCTTCGTGCAGACCCTCTGCAAGGGCCTGTCGCAGCCCACCACCAACTTGGTGGCCGGCTGCCTGCAGCTCAACCCGCGGACTTTCCTCCCcgagcagagccaggaggtgCCGCCGCACGTggcggctgcggcggcggcggcgggcgcgccCTTCCCGGCGCATCCCTACCCCTACCAGTCGCCGGGCCTGCCCAGCCCGCCCTACGGCACCATGGACAGCTCCCACCTCTTCCACCTCAAGCCGCCGCACGCCTACGGCGCCGCGCTGGAGCCCTTCTTCGAGAGCGGGCTGGCGGAGGGCGCCAGCCCCGCCTTCGACGGGCCGCTCAGCCCTCCCCTCAGCGTGAACGGCAACTTCTCCTTCAAGCACGAGCCGGCCGCCGACTTCGACAAGAGCTACGCCTTCTCCATGCACTaccccgccgccgccgccgccgcgctggCCGCCGCGCCCGCCCACGCCGCCATCTTCCCGCCCGCCGCCTCCCGCTGCGAGATCCCGGTGGACGGGCTGGCGCCCTACGAGGGCCACCCGCACCACGAGCGCGTCCTCAGCGCCCAGCTCAACGCCATCTTCCACGACTGA